From a region of the Capricornis sumatraensis isolate serow.1 chromosome 22, serow.2, whole genome shotgun sequence genome:
- the TAF11 gene encoding transcription initiation factor TFIID subunit 11 isoform X1 → MDNACESPTEKGGETGESEETTAAPGGPRVTDTDGIPEETDGDGDGELKEAAAEEGELKSQDIADLTAVEREDSLLTPAAKKLKIDAKEKKEKKQKVDEDEIQKMQILVSSFSEEQLNRYEMYRRSAFPKAAIKRLIQSITGTSVSQNVVIAMSGISKVFVGEVVEEALDVCEKWGEMPPLQPKHMREAVRRLKSKGQIPNSKHKKIIFF, encoded by the exons ATGGATAATGCCTGCGAATCGCCCACGGAAAAAGGTGGAGAGACCGGGGAATCAGAGGAGACGACGGCGGCTCCTGGGGGCCCCAGGGTTACGGATACGGACGGAATCCCGGAGGAAACCGACGGTGACGGAGACGGGGAATTGAAAGAGGCCGCCGCTGAAGAAGGCGAG CTCAAGAGTCAGGATATTGCAGATTTAACAGCAGTTGAAAGGGAAGACTCATTACTTACTCCTGCagccaaaaaactgaaaatagatgccaaagagaagaaagagaagaagcagaAAGTGGATGAAGATGAGATTCAAAAGATGCA AATcctggtttcttctttttctgaggaGCAGCTGAACCGTTATGAAATGTATCGCCGGTCAGCTTTCCCTAAGGCAGCCATTAAGAGG CTGATCCAGTCCATCACAGGCACCTCTGTGTCTCAGAATGTTGTTATTGCTATGTCTGGTATTTCCAAAGTTTTCGTCGGGGAGGTGGTAGAAGAAG CACTGGATGTGTGTGAGAAGTGGGGAGAAATGCCACCGCTGCAACCCAAACACATGAGGGAGGCTGTTCGGAGGTTAAAGTCGAAGGGGCAAATTCCCAACTCAAAGCACAAAAAAATCATCTTCTTCTAG
- the TAF11 gene encoding transcription initiation factor TFIID subunit 11 isoform X2 — MDNACESPTEKGGETGESEETTAAPGGPRVTDTDGIPEETDGDGDGELKEAAAEEGELKSQDIADLTAVEREDSLLTPAAKKLKIDAKEKKEKKQKVDEDEIQKMQILVSSFSEEQLNRYEMYRRSAFPKAAIKRHWMCVRSGEKCHRCNPNT; from the exons ATGGATAATGCCTGCGAATCGCCCACGGAAAAAGGTGGAGAGACCGGGGAATCAGAGGAGACGACGGCGGCTCCTGGGGGCCCCAGGGTTACGGATACGGACGGAATCCCGGAGGAAACCGACGGTGACGGAGACGGGGAATTGAAAGAGGCCGCCGCTGAAGAAGGCGAG CTCAAGAGTCAGGATATTGCAGATTTAACAGCAGTTGAAAGGGAAGACTCATTACTTACTCCTGCagccaaaaaactgaaaatagatgccaaagagaagaaagagaagaagcagaAAGTGGATGAAGATGAGATTCAAAAGATGCA AATcctggtttcttctttttctgaggaGCAGCTGAACCGTTATGAAATGTATCGCCGGTCAGCTTTCCCTAAGGCAGCCATTAAGAGG CACTGGATGTGTGTGAGAAGTGGGGAGAAATGCCACCGCTGCAACCCAAACACATGA